From the genome of Candidatus Omnitrophota bacterium:
AGGACCTTTGATCGCGCGCGCTGAGTCAACCGCCTGCCTTTCATGGCCTTAGTAACCATTTTATGCGTGAGCTGCTCGTCTGAATGAGCGACAAGATCATGCGGCTTGAGTTCATTCATAGCCATGATCTCTGAGATCGGCTGTTCGCCAAGATTTCTATCTATATCAGCATTCATGGTTTCCTTTAACTATCTCTAATTATACCATAAACCTTAAGGCGACAAAACTGTCATTGTAAGAAGCGCGACCTTGGCTATTATTTATTATTTTTTAATAATTTCTACCAATTCTCTTGTTTCATTAGTAATAGTGCCGTGATGGCGGTATTCGTATTTAACAATGCCCACGCCCGGATAATACCATTCCGCGGTAGTATCAGGGCATGTATCATAGACTATTTTGAAACAATCTTTAAAAGTACCGGCGGGAACAGCTACATTTTCTATTTTTTCAACATACCAGCAGTACATATTGTCATTCCGCGGTAGACCGGCTTCCTCACCCCACTTTAATCCTACCTTCAGGGGGAAACCATACCTGAGGCCATTCTCTTTTGATAAAACTTTTTCTTTATGGGTAGTATTTCTTTTGCCGACTTTTACTTTTGCCTTGGCATATTTATCGTAAATTTCATAAAATCCTATATAGCCCCTTATAGGCTTATGCTTTATCTCAAAGTCATATACCAGGCCCTGATCCACCAGCTCTTCATGATATACCAGCATATCACCTTTATCTAATGGGAATTGACTTGTTGAAAACGCGGAAATATTAATGCAGAAAATAAACGTTACGGCAAGAACTACCAGGATTACAAGCGGGACTTTGACTAATTTCACGATCGCCATACAGCCTCCTTTGTTTTACTGCGGGTTTAAACAAAGAAGGTTTTAATTATTTTAGAGTCACAGTGAACCCCTTCTAACATACGACTTGAAGGCCTTTGAAATACAAAAACCTTCACAAGAATAACTCTCATGAAGGTTTTACTTTTTTAATGTCCGGGATTTACCCCTTCTTAACTCGGGACCGCTATTTAATTGTAAATAGAGTATAACATACTTTTTAATTTAATCAAGTGAGGGCTAGAAAGGACGGCTATTATTTTTTTCATTCCGTCTTGCAATCGCATTTTTTGCTTTTCAATATCCTGATCTGCTCCTCCGGAGAATTTATATACTTATCCTGCCTGTGTTTTCCTATAGCTAGATTTTTAGAAAGAGGTGACTTGTGCAAATACCCTCTTTTCCGCATCTCTTCCATAAGGTTTTTGTGGCGGATATAAAGCGCCCTGAGCTTACCTTTCCATCTCAGTGTTTCAGGATGCCTGGAATAACCTTTTTTATTCTTCGTCAGGACAGTCCATATAGCATGCAGCTCTCTATGCTCGCCGAGCAAATGGTTCCTGCATAATTTTTTAGGCGCAATGTCCCATATCCTCATGATTGATCAATTATACCATAGACCTCAAGGTGACAAAACTGTCATTGCAAGAAGTGTAACCTAGCAAATATTTTATATTATTATATAGCGTAGGGTGTACCTAAATAGGACGGCTATTATTCTTCGGACGGCTATTATTCTTTCTTAAAAAATCGCCTATTATCGATAAACCAATCCTTCTTGAGGCGACATGAAAAGCCTTTTTCTTATAATGACTTTTGCTCTTTTCAGGGCTTTTTCTTTCCTTTGCTTTAACTGTTCATTATATTCTTTTAGATCAAATATTATTTTTGCTGCAAATGCCTTAGCAAATTCTACAGGCACGGCATTGCCTACCATTTTATAACCATCGGCGATATCAGTGTATTTAAAA
Proteins encoded in this window:
- a CDS encoding pyrimidine dimer DNA glycosylase/endonuclease V; translated protein: MRIWDIAPKKLCRNHLLGEHRELHAIWTVLTKNKKGYSRHPETLRWKGKLRALYIRHKNLMEEMRKRGYLHKSPLSKNLAIGKHRQDKYINSPEEQIRILKSKKCDCKTE